The following coding sequences are from one Nicotiana tabacum cultivar K326 chromosome 1, ASM71507v2, whole genome shotgun sequence window:
- the LOC107824302 gene encoding uncharacterized protein LOC107824302 — MKVTQKEKDSEKIICWDHQMRSSSSSGSPFVLQNRALPKLMVSLILFVSATYIVYTLKLVDVSSKPCNSNDVVFTRNSLLLHSSSFNSPKSIQPLIVNDEEKTGLEHIVFGIAASAKLWEKRKDYIKLWWKPEEKMRGIVWLDKPVKTVKDDRGALPELRISGDTSRFSYTNRQGHRSAIRISRIVSETLRLGMENVRWFVMGDDDTVFVTDNLVRILNKYDHNQYYYIGSLSESHLQNIYFSYSMAYGGGGFAISYPLAKALEKMQDKCIQRYPGLYGSDDRMQACMAELGVPLTKELGFHQYDVYGNLFGLLASHPIAPLVTLHHLDVVEPIFPNVTRVQALQRLTVPMKLDSAGLMQQSICYDRTNGWTVSISWGFAVQIFRGILSPREIEMPSRTFLNWYKRADYTAYAFNTRPVARNPCQKPFVFYLSNAKLDPYNNQTVSQYTRHRVPHPACKWKMADPAVVDRIQVHKKPDPHLWDRSPRRNCCRVLRSKAKGMVVDVGVCREGEVSEV; from the exons ATGAAAGTGACCCAGAAAGAAAAAGATTCAGAAAAAATTATCTGTTGGGATCATCAGATGAgaagttcttcttcttctgggTCAccatttgttttacaaaatagaGCTTTGCCTAAATTAATGGTGTCGCTTATCCTTTTTGTTTCTGCCACTTATATTGTTTACACTCTTAAGCTTGTTGATGTTTCCTCTAAACCCTGCAACAGCAACGACGTCGTTTTCACTCGTAACAGTCTACTCCTTCATTCCTCTTCCTTTAATTCCCCTAAGTCGATCCAGCCCTTAATTGTTAACGATGAAGAAAAAACGGGGCTTGAACATATAGTTTTCGGCATTGCAGCGTCAGCAAAGTTgtgggaaaaaagaaaagattatATAAAGCTATGGTGGAAACCGGAGGAAAAAATGAGAGGTATTGTTTGGTTAGATAAACCGGTAAAAACGGTAAAAGATGACCGGGGAGCGTTGCCGGAGCTAAGAATCTCCGGCGATACTTCCCGGTTTTCGTACACGAACCGACAAGGTCACCGGTCGGCgataagaatatcaagaattgTTTCGGAGACTTTAAGGTTAGGGATGGAAAATGTGAGGTGGTTTGTAATGGGAGATGACGATACTGTTTTTGTAACTGATAATTTAGTGAGGATTTTGAATAAGTATGATCATAATCAGTATTATTATATTGGGAGTTTAAGTGAGAGTCATTTgcagaatatttatttttcttatagTATGGCATATGGGGGTGGTGGATTTGCTATTAGTTATCCTTTAGCTAAAGCTCTTGAGAAAATGCAAGATAAGTGTATTCAAAGGTATCCTGGACTTTATGGTTCTGATGATAGAATGCAGGCTTGTATGGCTGAACTTGGTGTTCCTCTCACTAAAGAACTCGGTTTTCATCAG TATGATGTGTACGGGAACTTATTCGGGCTTCTAGCATCACATCCAATAGCACCATTAGTGACATTGCACCATCTTGATGTGGTGGAGCCAATCTTTCCCAATGTGACTCGAGTGCAAGCTTTACAGCGTCTTACAGTTCCAATGAAGCTCGACTCGGCTGGTCTTATGCAACAATCCATTTGCTACGACAGAACTAATGGTTGGACCGTGTCGATATCATGGGGGTTTGCAGTTCAAATATTCCGTGGCATTTTGTCTCCCCGTGAAATAGAAATGCCATCAAGGACATTCCTAAATTGGTATAAAAGAGCAGATTATACTGCATATGCGTTTAACACGAGACCAGTTGCGAGGAACCCTTGTCAAAAACCTTTTGTGTTTTATTTATCAAATGCTAAATTGGATCCTTACAACAACCAAACAGTTAGCCAGTATACTCGTCATCGAGTTCCTCATCCAGCATGCAAGTGGAAGATGGCAGACCCTGCTGTTGTTGATCGTATTCAGGTTCATAAGAAGCCTGACCCACACCTATGGGATCGG TCTCCAAGGAGGAACTGCTGCAGAGTCTTACGATCAAAGGCGAAAGGCATGGTGGTGGATGTCGGTGTCTGTAGGGAAGGTGAGGTCAGTGAAGTATGA